The DNA region CAACCTCCTGGCCGGGCTCATCAAGGTGGGCATCCTGGTGGGCTACCTCCTCTTCATCGGGCGCATGCCGGAAATCCGGCGGTTTTTCATGTACCACGGGGCGGAGCACAAGGCCATCCACGCCTTTGAAAAGGGGCTTCCCCTCACGGTGGAAAACGTCATGGCCCAGCCCCGCTTCCACCCCCGGTGCGGCACCACCTTCATCGCCTTCGTCATCGTGGTCTCCATCCTGGTCTACAGCCTCATTCCCGCTCCGGAGGTGCTCTGGTGGCGGCTATTGGCCCGGGTCCTCTTCCTGCCGGTGGTGGCGGCCTTGGCCTTTGAGCTCCTCTACTTCTCCGCCCGGCATCAGGACCCCATTTCCCTGTTCTTAAGGGAGCTGGGCTTTCGCTTCCAGGCCCTCACCGTGGCCGAGCCCACCCCCGAGATGGTGGAGGTGGCCATAAGGAGCACGGAAGCCGCTCTTGGCGAGCGGGTGGTGGCATGAGGAAGAGGGTCTTGGTGGCCATGTCCGGGGGCGTGGACTCCTCCGTCTCCGCCTACCTCCTGAAGGAGGCGGGGTACGAGGTGGTGGGGGCCATGATGCGTTTCTGGCCCGAGGAGCCCCCCAGGCCCACCCTGGACATCCCCCACAAGGGGCGGGCCTGGGAAAGCTGCTGCACCCCCGAGGCCGCCTACGAGGCCCGCA from Thermus neutrinimicus includes:
- a CDS encoding DUF1385 domain-containing protein, whose protein sequence is MRLLLLAKQVALGGAAALEGVMMKAPWAWALAVRLPNGQIHVERHEEPALSQRYPWAKLPLIRGVVALWDALSVSYRALARSAELVGGEEEMPKGALWGTVAVSLLLGIALFIVLPGFLAGLLLDAARLPLLYNLLAGLIKVGILVGYLLFIGRMPEIRRFFMYHGAEHKAIHAFEKGLPLTVENVMAQPRFHPRCGTTFIAFVIVVSILVYSLIPAPEVLWWRLLARVLFLPVVAALAFELLYFSARHQDPISLFLRELGFRFQALTVAEPTPEMVEVAIRSTEAALGERVVA